The sequence ACAAGCCCATTGTCATAGCAACATCAAATTCAGGCAAAAAGGTTTCCGGAACTCTAAAGTTACCAATACAAGCCAATCAATTGACTATTCAAATTCAAAACAATGAACATAACACTGTTATTACAGGCATCAAAGTATCCAGAGATGTGCATGACAGTTTGGGATTATCTGCTCCTAATGGCTTTCATCAAGAAGCAATGGCATTTGAAGATAGCGATGACACTGAAACAAAAGAATACGTAAAAAAATTCAATGCAGAGACTGTTCGGTATGATGGCAACTATAAAATCGGACCAAACCAAAAGGCAGAGCTGATCTTCCCAATAACCAATCTGGATGATTTACACGGGGAAATAGACTTTACATATGAACATAAACTTGGGTTTGGCGGTTCGATTTCCTTCTTTTCTGTACAGCTAAATCCTGAAAGAAAATCATCTGATGAAGACAATCTCACAAGTAATGGATAATCGTCATAAGATAACAAATCACAGGAGACCAATCAAAAACCCGCGGGCGGCTTTTTGATTGCTCATTTTAAACGTTATACAGAAGGACACTTGAATGATTCTTGAAAGTCTCGGACTGACATCATATGACATCGCTCTTCTTGTCGGTTGCCCAATCGGCGCTGTTATTGGTAGCCTGGCACAGGCTATAGTTAAGAGTATTGATCTTGAGGGACCGCCTACAAACGAAGATGACATGAAGATAGCATCCAAGGAGCTTCAAGAATTACGTGGTACGTGGCTATATCTTAGGATGGTTCTAGGTGGCATCCTTGGCATTGTTTTAGGGTTGTACTTTATTGGCTCCATCCAACCTTCCGCTGCAACTGTCGCGAAGATCATTGCTTTGTCAATAATTGCAGGATATGCGGCACCTAAAGTTTGGGAAGCGCAGGAACGCATCGTCGAAGCAAAGTTGAAGAAGATAGCCGACAGAGAAGAAGCTAATGACTCGGCTGCTGAGCGTGAAAATTCCATATAACAAATCAGAGGAGACTAATCAAACACCCGCGGGCGGCTTTTTGATTGCTCATTTTAAACGTTAGGCTAAGAATGAAAAAGTATCTTCTTTATCTACTTCTATTGCTTACTGGACTTTTGAATAGCTTTGCGGTCATTGCTTTGGCAGGTATTTTCTATCCCTTAGATGTAATAACATGGACAGTCAAAATGCTAAAAGAGCTTGAGCTCATTTACCTTGGATCATTTGCTGTGTACTTTATAGCTCAGTCGACTTTAGCATTAATCAGTCTTCCATTTTTTCTATTATCAGCATACATGTTCACTCGCTATACCAGAATGAGTACTAACACAATAAGTACACTAAGTTCAACCGGAGTAGCATTATTCGTAGCTATAGCAGGATACGTTGACGATCCAGGACCACTAATCTATCTACTTGACTTACTCATCCTTGTCATAATGAACGCAACTAGTATTTATGCAATGGAGAAGCATTTAAAGGCACGTGAATATGCATAACAAATCAGTGGAGACCAATCAAAAACCCGCAGGCGGCTTTTTGATTGGTCATTTTAAACGTTACGCTTGCCGACTCGATTCAAACACCGTCGCACTCAAAAAGAGATAGGGTTTTCCGGTCAGCGTCACCCGGAACTTCTTCTGCTGCAAGTATTTCTTGCAAAAATAGACGTCTTTGTAGAGCAGCGACTGTTCCGAGAATGCATAGTTGGGTGCTTTGGCGCCGTAGATAAGTTCTCCGTCTGTCCAGCGGCTGTTGGGGAAGCCGAGGATGACGCTGCCGCCGGGAGCTAGGTAGTTCTGTATCAAGGACATAAAGAGCGGCTTGAACTCCACGCCGGGGCTCTGCAGGGTTCCTATGCTCATTATGAGGTCGAAACGGCCCAATTCGAGGCTGTCGAGGTCGTTGATGTCGTGGACGTGGAAGGTCACATTTGGCTCGGGAAACTTTGCCTGTGCTTCGGCGATGGCCGTCGCCGAATGGTCCACCCCGACCAGCTCCATATCGCTAAAACTGTCGCCAAGAATCCGGCGGATCAGCTCGAACTCCTCCCCGCTGTTGATGCCGAGGTTAAGCACCCGTTTCCGCTGCCCTATTTTGACCCGCTCTAACGAATGACGGTAAGCCCAGAGAAAGGCCGGTTCCTCGTTCTTGTTGATGGCCGCGAAGGGCGAGGCCGAGCCGTACTTCTCCGTCTTCTCCTCTACCTCTTCTCTGTGGAAGGATGCGCCTGTGTCGAGTTTCATAAAACGCAGGCGGACAGTGCCGTTTTCGAGACTCGCAGGGGTCATCATCCGGCAGAGCAGAAGCTCCGCAAGGTCGGTCCATGCCTTGTAGCCTCTGTAGAGGTACTCTACACCTTCAACGGTAATAGTCGCTCCGGCATAATTGCCCGCGCCAAGGTCGGGGTCGAGGACGGAGAACTCTATGTTCTCCCCTGCGTTGAGCTGCGCCAACTGCGCTTCGAGCAGAGGCAGGATCTCCGCCATCGGTTCGGTCGTAAACGTCAGCATCTGCTCCCTACTCAGCTTTCGGCACAAGCAGCCAGAGGCGCAGCGGCGACTTCATCCGGCCTGCTTCGGCTTCGGCGTGTTCGCCATAGCCCCAGAAGAGGTCAGCGCGTACCTGCCCTTTTATGGCGCTGCCCGTATCCTGCGCCATGGCCAGGAGCTGCAATGGCTTGCCGCCGAGGGGTTCGACGGCGTCGACGTAAACGGGGTAGCCCAGCGGGATGCGGGTGCGGTCGACGGCGACGGAGTGCATTGGGGTCAGCTCAGTGCCGAGGGTGCCCGTCGCCCCCTGCGTGCGCAGGCCGAAGAAGATGTAGCTGGGATTAGACTCCAGAATGCGTTTCTTCTCTTGCGGGTGGCTGCGAAGGTAGGCGCGGATCGTCTGCAGGGAGATCTGCGCTTTGGGAATGAGCCCCTCCTGCACCATCAGCTTCCCGATGGAGTGGTAGGGGTGGCCGTTGCGGTCGGTGTGGCCGATGTAGAGGGTCGTGTTGTCGTCGAGCAGGACACGCCCGGAGCCCTGGACGTGGAGAAAGAAGCGGTCGATGTCGCTGCTGACATAGCACAGCGGCCGCGCATCAACGTCCCCGGCGTTGATCTGCGCCCGGGAAGGGTAAGGCACCACGCGGTTTCCTTCAAGCCTGCCGCGCAGGTAGCGATGGGTCAGGTCGGGATAGAGCGAGGCGAGTTCGATGCGCAGCAGATCCCTCGGCGGGGCATAGAGCGGATAGGGGTAAGCGGCACTCTGCTTTGAAGAACCATGCAGGAGCGGTTCGTAGTAGCCCGTCATCAGCCCTTCGCTTTCCCCATTTTCTATCAGCATAAAGGGGCGGAAGTTTGCTTCAAAAAAGGCTTGGGGGTCGTTGCTCTTTTCCGCCTCGGCGCAGAGCGGCTGCAAGGCAGGCAGCTTGTTCAAAGCGCACTGTTTTTTGAAAACGGCCAGCCCCGCCTCGGCCCGCTGCTCGTCCCACTGCGGCAGCGTGTCGAAAGAGACGAAAACGCCGCTGCTGTCCGCTTCGCCGTTCAGGTTCAGGTGTGTTTCCTTCTGCGCACAGCCGGTCAAAAGGAGCAGAAAAATGAAAAGAAAATTGGTATGAAATATGTACAACTTTATAAGACTCCACTCAAGATGGTATAATTCCGAAAATTTTTTCGGGGCACTTCATTGTGCCGATCAAAAAAAACAGTATAACAAGGGATTTGTATGGAAGAGATGAGCTATTACGAAATTTTGGAGATCAGCCAGAGCGCTGAAAAAACCGAGATCAAGAAAGCCTATCGCAAAATGGCAAAGAAGTACCATCCCGACGCCAACCCGGACGACCCGGAAGCGGAACACAAATTCAAGCTCTGTAACGAGGCCTACCAGGTCCTCAGCGACGACGAAAAACGGGGCATCTACGACCGCTACGGCAAACAGGGGCTAGAGGGCATGGGCGCCGGCGGCGGACGCGGCGGCTTCGGCGGGTTTGAGGACCTGGGCGAGATCTTCGAAGAGATGTTCGGCGGCGGGCGCCGCTCGCGCCAGAACCCGGCGGACATGGACAAATACCCCCTCGACCTCGGCGTGGAGATCACTCTCAGCTTCAAAGAGGCGGTTTTCGGCTGCGACAAAGAGATCAGCTTCAGTTACAAAAAGGCGTGCGCGATGTGCGACGGCACAGGCGCCAAGAACGGCAAGCTCGCGCCGTGTAAGCAGTGCGGCGGCAAGGGCCAGGTCTATATGCGCCAGGGCTTCATGACCTTCTCCCAGACCTGTCCGGTCTGCCACGGCGCGGGCACGATGCCGGGCGAGCCCTGCCCCGAGTGCCACGGTGCGGGCTTCGAGGAGGTCGAAGAGACCGTGACCATCAAAGTCCCCGCGGGTGTCGACAGCGACAACCGCCTGCGCGTCTCCGGCAAGGGCAACGTCGGGAAGCGCGGCAACCGCGGCGACCTCTACGTCACCTTCCAGGTCGAGCACGACGAGACCTTCCAGCGCCACGGCAACGACGTCTACGTCGAAGTCCCCGTCTTCTTCACCCAGGCGATCCTCGGCGAGACCATCACCATCCCGTCGCTGACCGGCGAGATCGAGCTCGAACTCGACCAGGGGACCCGCGACAAACAGCAGTACCGCTTCCGCAACGAGGGGATCGAGGACGTCCACGGCCACGGCAAGGGCAACCTGATCGCCCAGGTCAAGCTCGTCTACCCGAAAAAACTGAACGACGGCCAGAAAGACCTGCTCGAACAGCTGCAGGAGAGCTTCGGCATCGAATCGAAACCCCACGAGAGCGTCTTCGAATCGGCCTTTGAAAAGGTCAAAGGGTGGTTTAAATAAGGGGCGGTAAAATACCTCTATAATCACCACAGGAGCGCCCTATGAAAGCGTGCAACTCCCTCGCAGAAGTCCGTGAAGAGATCGACAAACTCGACGACCAGATCGTCGAACTCATCGCCAAACGCAACAACTACATCAAACAGGCCGCCCGCTTCAAGAACACCATCGACGAAGTCAAGGCGCCCGAGCGCATCGATGCCGTGATCCAGCGCCTGCGCCGCAAAGCCCTCGATCTCGACCTCTCCCCCAACCTCGTCGCCGACCTCTACACGATGATGATCAACGAGATGGTCGAAACGGAAATCTCCGAACTGCGCAACGCCAAGGACCTGTAAATGTCCCGTTTCGACGCCGCTGCCGCCGACTGGGACAAGGGTGACCTGCGCCAGCAGATCGCGGCGCATACTGCCGATGCCGTCATCAACACCATTGCCCTGAACTCAGAGATGTCACTGCTAGACTTCGGCGCGGGGACGGGACTGCTCACCTACCGCGTCGCCCCCCACGTCGGCTCCGTTACTGCCGTCGACACCTCCGAAAAGATGCTCGAAGTGCTGCAGAGCAAAAGCACCCCGGAGCACCAGATCAAAACCGCCTGCTGCGATATCACGCAGATGCCGCTGAGCGAAACCTTCGACGGCATCATCAGCTCCATGGCGATGCACCACGTCGAAGACACCGAAGGGTTCCTCAAGACCCTTTATGAGCACCTCAACCCCGGCGGCTTCATCGCCGTCGCGGACCTCGACAAAGAGGACGGCAGCTTCCACTCCCACGGCAATGACGGGGTCTTCCATTTCGGTTTTGACAGAGAGACGTTAAAAGGGATGGCGGAAAAATGCGGGTTTGTGAACGCGGCCTTCACGACCGCGCTGACGATTGAGAAACCGGACAGGAACTATCCGGTCTTCCTATTTTCTGCTTATAAAGCATAAAACGACATCCGAGCAAAGCCCGGATATCTACGTTAACACTGGGTTTGTCCTCGTACCTGCGGAATTCCGATTCACTACATGCCTCGGCGGCAAGCCCGCGCGCAGATGAAGCGCGCTGATCACTCCTCTTCTTTCTTCTCTTCGTGCTTGCAGCCAGTATTGAGCTTCAGCGGGATGTAGAGCGGACAGACGCCGAACACGCCCGTCAGCAGCGGCACCAGCCCGATCACGGCAACGATGTAGTTCGGCGCCACAAGCCCATAGGCGATCAGGGCGATGCCCAGAATAATTCGGATAACCTTATCGACGGTTCCCATATTGACACACATCATATTCTCCTTGGGTATAAAACTTGGATGGCATAGAGTATATACAAATCGGGGAACTGCCGTCAGTAACCTAAGTCACCAAACTCTCAGTGCGTCAGCTGTTTCTGCACGAAGCGCTGGTAGAACCCTTCGCGCCGCAGCAGCTCCTCCGGCGTCCCCGCCTCCACGATGCGGCCGCGGTCGAGGAAATAGACATAGTCCGCATGTTCGACGGTACTGAGGCGGTGGGCGATGATCAGGGTCGTTTTGCCCTTGAGGTAGTCGCGCAGCGAGGTGAAAAGGTGGCTCTCCGTCTGCACGTCCAGGGCCGAGGTCGATTCGTCGAGAATGACGACGCTCGGGTCGTGCAGCAGCATCCGCGCAATGGCGAGCCGCTGGCGTTCGCCGCCGGAGAGCCGTATGCCGTCCTTGCCGATCATCGTTTCCAGCCCTTCTGTGAGCTTCGCCACGACGTCATCGAGCTGGGCGACATGCAGGGCGTCGAAGAGCTTTTCGTCGGGGATGTCCCGGCCCAGGGTCAGGTTCTGGCGCAGGGTATCGTTGAACATCTTCGGCGTCTGCAGCACGAGGGCGACATGGTCACGGATGACATCGAGCCCGATCTGCTCGGTCGGGATGCCGTCGATACAGATGCTCCCCTCCTGCGGGGCGTACAGCCCCAGGACCAGCTGCGCCAGGGTCGTTTTGCCGCTGCCGCTGTGGCCCAGGAGCGCGACGGTCCTGCCCGCTTCGACCGTCATCGTGATATCGTGCAGCACCTTTTTCTCGCCGTAGCCGAAACTGAGGTGCTCCACGGAGATACTGTTCGTCGCCTTCCCGTCGAAGGGGTTGTGCTCATGGGGGTACTTGGGCTCCTTCTCCAGCCGCAGCAGCGCGTTGAGCCGCTCCAGCGCCGCCGTGGCGTTCTGGTAGGAGAAGATGATCTGCAGCATATCCTGAAGCGGGGTCACCATGAACCAGAGGTAACCGAGCACGGCGAACATCTCCCCGATGGAGAGTGATGAGAAGAGCACCATCAGCATCGACGCCGCGCGGAAAAACTCGAACCCGCTCAGAAAGAGCAGCGAAGAGAGCTGCCCCGCCGCCTCGCTCTTCCAGCCGAACTGCGTCGAGGCGTTCTTGATCCCCTTCGCATCCTCGATCATGCTGTCGATGTAGCGCCGCTCCTGGTTGTAGGTACGGATCTGCACAAAGAGGTCCAGGGTTTCGGAGAGGCGGTTCTGGAACCGCTCGATCTTCTGGTTCTCCGTCTTTTTGAGCCTCCGCACCTTCTTGCCCAGCCAGGTCGTCAGCGCGACGACGGCGGGATTGAGCAACAAGATGATGAGCGCGAGCTGCCAGTTGATATAGAGCAGCACCAGCGCTACGCCGATCAGCGAGAGCGCAGAGACGAAAAAGCGCCCGATGCTCACCCCGATGAAAGCGTCGACCGTGTCAATGTCCGTTACGAGCCGCGCGCTGACGCCGCCCCCGCCGAGGGCTTCGTACTCGGAGACGGAGACATGGCGAAGGTGTTCCAGGATGCGCCGCCGGATCGTAAAGACGAGATGCTTGGAGATGATGGTGAAGAGGCGGGACTGGAAGACGTTGGCGACGACGAAGAGCATGCGCAGAAAGAGCGTCGTCAGCAGCACCACGACGATGTAGCCCCACGGCTCCCCGGGGGCGAACAGCGTGTCGATAAGGCCCGTCAGCTGGGCCGGCTTTTCGAGCAGTACCTGGTCGACCAGCAGCGGGAAGAGCAGCGGGACCGGCAGGGAGATCGCGACGGCAAGTACCGCGACCGTCTGCCCCAATGCGATCCGTCTACGAAAAGGTTTGGTGTCGCGCAGCAGGGTGCGCCATGTCATTTCTTGCATGGGGGATTATAGACCAGGAAGGGTGTGGAAAACGTAAAGCGGGGGGAGAACGCCCCCGCGTTTACCCGGGCGAAAGGTTGAAGCGGTTACTTCGTATCGATGTGAAGCACCGGTTTAAGTATCCACTTGTCACTGCCGGTGGAGTGGATCGACTTGTTCGCATCGAAGTCGACCGTCATCGTCATGTTGCCGTCCGGCGCCATGATGAAGTTGTGGCTCTCTTTGATGACCATACTCGGTACCGTCAGTTCGCTGGGAACACCGCCGATGACGACATAGTTGCCGTACGGGTGAACCGTCGAGTCATTGCTGTCATACTGGAGAACCAGACGCATCTGCGTATACTTGGCCGCCGGGATGTTCGCGACGCCGATCATCGAGACATTGCCGTCGCGCAGTTTCAGCAGGTCGTAGGTACCGTTGACATCCGCCACGGTCAGCCAGGTGGAGTTGGACTCGTTGGACTCGTCCGAACGGTGCACCATCACTTTGTCGATTGTCACATAGACGGCTTCAAACTCGGCGGGGGCATCTGTCAGGCCGACGTTGAGCACACCGCTGCCGGATGAGCTCCCGCCGCATCCGGCAATCCCGGCCGTCAGCAGTGCTGCTGCGGCGATACTTGCATAGAAACGTTTCATTGCAGGCTCCTTAGTAATATTACTGTATCCTGCTATTATACCCCAGAAAAGTTACCGGCCGAAAGCCCCTGTTTTAGGGGCTTTTCAGGCGTTATGAAAGCGTTCGACGACCGTTCCATGAAGGGTTTCGCCGTCATAGAGCGATTGACGGTCTTCGAGCATGCGGACCGGCTGCGGGTCGAAAAGGACCACATCGGTCGTGCCCACGCCGATCGTACCGGCATCGCGTCCGATGGAACGGGCCGGTTCGCGGACGCAGAGCGTCACCAGCCGCTCCCAGCTGATCCAGCCCGAGGCGACGAGTTTCGTATAGAGCAGCGGCAGCGCATCGGAGATGCTCTCGCAGCCGTAAGCCGCGTCGGCGAAGGCGACCTCTTTGTTGACCGGCGAGTTCGGCTGGTGCAGCAGGGTCAGCATATCCACCGCCCCCGCCTCGAACGCCTCGCGCAGCTTCAGCACGTCGCTTTCGGACTGCAGCGGCGGGTCGAGCTTGGCGACGGTATTGAACCCTTCGCACGCCTCGTCGCTTTTGAGAAGGTGGTGCAGGCTCACCTCGCAGCGGACATCCACACCTTCGCGTTTTGCGGCGGAGATCATCTCGATGGAGCGCGGGGAAGCGATGCTTTTGAAGACGATGGCGATCCCGAACTCCCGGGCGATCTCGATCATCCGTGCGACGTGGACCGGTTCGCCGAGCGCGGGGATGCCGACCAGGCCCAGGCGCTGGGCCACTGCCCCCTCGTTCATCACCCCGTTGGCGGAGAGGTTGCGGTCGAAGGCGCGGCAGAAGAGCGTCCCGCCGAACATCTTGACGTACTCGGCGACCCGCACGGCCAGGTGGTTGGAGATGGAGGTCGTCATATAGGGTGCGACCGCGCCGCGTTTGAGCAGGATGGCGATGTTGCTGAAACGCTCGTCGTCGATCGTCGCGGCGATGGCCGTTTCGATCCGCGCCCCTTCGCATCCGTCACGCTGGTTCTGGACGAACTCCAGGGAGATCGCATCGTCGACCGCGGGGGTCGAGTCGGGGGAGAGCACGACCGTCCCGACACCGCCTTTGCGCGCCGCCTTGGCCAGGTCGAGCAGGTGGCGGCCCGTCAGGCGGCCGTCCTTGAGACGGACGTTCGTATCGACGAGCGCCGGCAGCAGGATCTTTCCGGAGGCGTCGACACGCTCGTCCCCGGCAATCTGTTCGGCGATCTCGGCGATACGCCCCTCCTCGATGCGTACGCAAGCGACCCGTTCGCCGCTGCAGTCGCAAATCGTCACGTTTTCAAAAATCATGCCCGTCCTCACTCCCGGGCCCCGCAAGCGCGCAGGAAGGCCCGGATGCTATAATGTCGACATTGTATTGCAAAACCAATAAGGCAGGGGTTAGAGTGCGTTTTTTTCTTTTGATTCTTCTCGCAGCCGGTGCATGCGCGGCGAAAAAAAGCGATGAGGGCTACGAGCGGGGCAGAACCCTCTACTTTCAAAACGGCTGCAACAACTGCCACGGCTCCCGCGCGGAGGGGACCGGCAACTACCCCTCTCTCGCCAACCGGGCCAAGGGGTTCCTGGCCTATAAGCTCCAGACCTTCCGCAAAGGGATCGCCGACACCCCGATGCAGGAGATGATGATCGGCTTTGCATCGCCGCTCAGCGACGCGGACATCGATGCCATCACCACCTTCCTGCACGACTTCCACGACGCCCAGACGGAACGCTACGACCCGGCCTTCCAGCAGTGGGGAGACGGCGGATCATGAAGCTGCTCGTCTCCGCCCTCGAAC is a genomic window of Sulfurimonas sp. HSL1-2 containing:
- a CDS encoding class I SAM-dependent methyltransferase: MLTFTTEPMAEILPLLEAQLAQLNAGENIEFSVLDPDLGAGNYAGATITVEGVEYLYRGYKAWTDLAELLLCRMMTPASLENGTVRLRFMKLDTGASFHREEVEEKTEKYGSASPFAAINKNEEPAFLWAYRHSLERVKIGQRKRVLNLGINSGEEFELIRRILGDSFSDMELVGVDHSATAIAEAQAKFPEPNVTFHVHDINDLDSLELGRFDLIMSIGTLQSPGVEFKPLFMSLIQNYLAPGGSVILGFPNSRWTDGELIYGAKAPNYAFSEQSLLYKDVYFCKKYLQQKKFRVTLTGKPYLFLSATVFESSRQA
- a CDS encoding MltA domain-containing protein; the protein is MTGCAQKETHLNLNGEADSSGVFVSFDTLPQWDEQRAEAGLAVFKKQCALNKLPALQPLCAEAEKSNDPQAFFEANFRPFMLIENGESEGLMTGYYEPLLHGSSKQSAAYPYPLYAPPRDLLRIELASLYPDLTHRYLRGRLEGNRVVPYPSRAQINAGDVDARPLCYVSSDIDRFFLHVQGSGRVLLDDNTTLYIGHTDRNGHPYHSIGKLMVQEGLIPKAQISLQTIRAYLRSHPQEKKRILESNPSYIFFGLRTQGATGTLGTELTPMHSVAVDRTRIPLGYPVYVDAVEPLGGKPLQLLAMAQDTGSAIKGQVRADLFWGYGEHAEAEAGRMKSPLRLWLLVPKAE
- the dnaJ gene encoding molecular chaperone DnaJ codes for the protein MEEMSYYEILEISQSAEKTEIKKAYRKMAKKYHPDANPDDPEAEHKFKLCNEAYQVLSDDEKRGIYDRYGKQGLEGMGAGGGRGGFGGFEDLGEIFEEMFGGGRRSRQNPADMDKYPLDLGVEITLSFKEAVFGCDKEISFSYKKACAMCDGTGAKNGKLAPCKQCGGKGQVYMRQGFMTFSQTCPVCHGAGTMPGEPCPECHGAGFEEVEETVTIKVPAGVDSDNRLRVSGKGNVGKRGNRGDLYVTFQVEHDETFQRHGNDVYVEVPVFFTQAILGETITIPSLTGEIELELDQGTRDKQQYRFRNEGIEDVHGHGKGNLIAQVKLVYPKKLNDGQKDLLEQLQESFGIESKPHESVFESAFEKVKGWFK
- a CDS encoding chorismate mutase gives rise to the protein MKACNSLAEVREEIDKLDDQIVELIAKRNNYIKQAARFKNTIDEVKAPERIDAVIQRLRRKALDLDLSPNLVADLYTMMINEMVETEISELRNAKDL
- a CDS encoding class I SAM-dependent methyltransferase: MSRFDAAAADWDKGDLRQQIAAHTADAVINTIALNSEMSLLDFGAGTGLLTYRVAPHVGSVTAVDTSEKMLEVLQSKSTPEHQIKTACCDITQMPLSETFDGIISSMAMHHVEDTEGFLKTLYEHLNPGGFIAVADLDKEDGSFHSHGNDGVFHFGFDRETLKGMAEKCGFVNAAFTTALTIEKPDRNYPVFLFSAYKA
- a CDS encoding DUF2892 domain-containing protein; this translates as MMCVNMGTVDKVIRIILGIALIAYGLVAPNYIVAVIGLVPLLTGVFGVCPLYIPLKLNTGCKHEEKKEEE
- a CDS encoding ABC transporter ATP-binding protein — translated: MQEMTWRTLLRDTKPFRRRIALGQTVAVLAVAISLPVPLLFPLLVDQVLLEKPAQLTGLIDTLFAPGEPWGYIVVVLLTTLFLRMLFVVANVFQSRLFTIISKHLVFTIRRRILEHLRHVSVSEYEALGGGGVSARLVTDIDTVDAFIGVSIGRFFVSALSLIGVALVLLYINWQLALIILLLNPAVVALTTWLGKKVRRLKKTENQKIERFQNRLSETLDLFVQIRTYNQERRYIDSMIEDAKGIKNASTQFGWKSEAAGQLSSLLFLSGFEFFRAASMLMVLFSSLSIGEMFAVLGYLWFMVTPLQDMLQIIFSYQNATAALERLNALLRLEKEPKYPHEHNPFDGKATNSISVEHLSFGYGEKKVLHDITMTVEAGRTVALLGHSGSGKTTLAQLVLGLYAPQEGSICIDGIPTEQIGLDVIRDHVALVLQTPKMFNDTLRQNLTLGRDIPDEKLFDALHVAQLDDVVAKLTEGLETMIGKDGIRLSGGERQRLAIARMLLHDPSVVILDESTSALDVQTESHLFTSLRDYLKGKTTLIIAHRLSTVEHADYVYFLDRGRIVEAGTPEELLRREGFYQRFVQKQLTH
- a CDS encoding DUF4382 domain-containing protein — protein: MKRFYASIAAAALLTAGIAGCGGSSSGSGVLNVGLTDAPAEFEAVYVTIDKVMVHRSDESNESNSTWLTVADVNGTYDLLKLRDGNVSMIGVANIPAAKYTQMRLVLQYDSNDSTVHPYGNYVVIGGVPSELTVPSMVIKESHNFIMAPDGNMTMTVDFDANKSIHSTGSDKWILKPVLHIDTK
- a CDS encoding dihydroorotase, yielding MIFENVTICDCSGERVACVRIEEGRIAEIAEQIAGDERVDASGKILLPALVDTNVRLKDGRLTGRHLLDLAKAARKGGVGTVVLSPDSTPAVDDAISLEFVQNQRDGCEGARIETAIAATIDDERFSNIAILLKRGAVAPYMTTSISNHLAVRVAEYVKMFGGTLFCRAFDRNLSANGVMNEGAVAQRLGLVGIPALGEPVHVARMIEIAREFGIAIVFKSIASPRSIEMISAAKREGVDVRCEVSLHHLLKSDEACEGFNTVAKLDPPLQSESDVLKLREAFEAGAVDMLTLLHQPNSPVNKEVAFADAAYGCESISDALPLLYTKLVASGWISWERLVTLCVREPARSIGRDAGTIGVGTTDVVLFDPQPVRMLEDRQSLYDGETLHGTVVERFHNA
- a CDS encoding cytochrome c — translated: MILLAAGACAAKKSDEGYERGRTLYFQNGCNNCHGSRAEGTGNYPSLANRAKGFLAYKLQTFRKGIADTPMQEMMIGFASPLSDADIDAITTFLHDFHDAQTERYDPAFQQWGDGGS